The DNA window TGGGACGGTACTCATTTGTCGGCAGCGCCCCGACCGAGGAAATCGTGCTTTTCCAAGATGGCGGCTGGCACCGCATCGGCTCCCGCCGACACCGCATCACGTCCGGCGATTTGCCCGCGTTGTTGCGGTCGCGTCTACCTGCGAGATCCATCCCCAAGGGAGTGGCGCCCGCCATCGGCCTGACCGGCGGATGGGTTGGATATTTCGCCTATGACGTCATCCGGTTGTGGGAACGGCTTCCCAGTCGCGCTCCCGATGTCCTACAACAGCCATGGATCCACCTGGGGCTCTATGATCGAATCGTCGCCGTCGATCACGTTTGCCAGACCGCACGCGCCATCGCGGCTGTCCGGCCTGCGGACTCAAGTCGTCCGGGCGCTGTCCGCGCCTACGAACAATCCCGGCGAGGGTTGGATAGACTCGTACGGTGTCTTGGGTGCCCGCTGACTGTCTCACCACTTCCTCCTCAGGCAGAGAGCGTGGCCCGCTCGAACATGTCGCGACAAGAATTCTCCGCGGCCGTCGCCGCGATGAAGAGCCATATTCGCCGGGGCGACATCTTCCAGGGCGTGCTTTCCCAACGCTGGCGGGTTCCATCGCCAAGGGATGCATTCGCCGTCTATCGCCGGCTGCGTCAAAGCAATCCCTCGCCGTACATGTTCTTCCTCCGTTGCGACGATCTCGCCATTGCCGGTTCCTCGCCGGAGACCCTGATTCAGAAGAACGGTAACGTCGTGACCACCCGCCCGATTGCCGGAACTCGTCCGCGCGGAGCGAACCTGGCCGAGGATTTGCGACGCGAGGAGCAGTTGCGAAAGTCGCCCAAGGAAAACGCTGAGCATCTGATGCTGGTAGATCTCGGCCGCAACGACCTGGGACGCGTCTGCCGTTTCGGGACGGTGAGGACCGAGCCCTTCCGCGACATCGAGCGATTCTCTCATGTTCTGCACATGGTGTCCACGGTGCGCGGCCGCATCCGTCCGCGGATCGATGCATTCGATGCGCTGGCGGCGGCTTTTCCGGCCGGGACGCTGACGGGTGCGCCCAAAATCCGCGCGATGGAGATCATCGACGCCCTGGAACCGTCGCGCCGCGGTGTGTACGGCGG is part of the Candidatus Zixiibacteriota bacterium genome and encodes:
- a CDS encoding chorismate-binding protein gives rise to the protein MDFRDVQRQLRDSPIAFVTADVPADVLTPAAILMRLNSDGRGPAFLLESVDRGQSVGRYSFVGSAPTEEIVLFQDGGWHRIGSRRHRITSGDLPALLRSRLPARSIPKGVAPAIGLTGGWVGYFAYDVIRLWERLPSRAPDVLQQPWIHLGLYDRIVAVDHVCQTARAIAAVRPADSSRPGAVRAYEQSRRGLDRLVRCLGCPLTVSPLPPQAESVARSNMSRQEFSAAVAAMKSHIRRGDIFQGVLSQRWRVPSPRDAFAVYRRLRQSNPSPYMFFLRCDDLAIAGSSPETLIQKNGNVVTTRPIAGTRPRGANLAEDLRREEQLRKSPKENAEHLMLVDLGRNDLGRVCRFGTVRTEPFRDIERFSHVLHMVSTVRGRIRPRIDAFDALAAAFPAGTLTGAPKIRAMEIIDALEPSRRGVYGGCVGYFDWGGNMDMAIAIRTVVMDKNAAYVQAGAGIVADSDADREFAETCSKAAAPLAAAGGVWNTKERR